The Lathyrus oleraceus cultivar Zhongwan6 chromosome 5, CAAS_Psat_ZW6_1.0, whole genome shotgun sequence genome includes the window CATTAGAAACTGCTGACCCACGAACCAATGAAATCACATCAGCTGTGTCTTCTATTTGTATTGAATAAGTTTATTTCCACCTGCAAAATCTAGCAAACCATCAACCAATAACCTTTAATTCATCAACACATTGATGTAATCACCGTTAACCGCAGTAAAGGGTAATCGACGGAGTACTCATAACAATTCGACTTGGACAAAAAGCCTCCTCAAGAGAAATGTTTAAACTTACAGCATTTAAGTATCACCTTCAAGACCACAATATCACAAACCAAAACCCCCCAACAAAATTCACCTCAAAACCCTCAATAACAACCTACTAACAGAACTGCAGCAAGCTCATTAACAACCATCCTTTTGCCATCTCTAAATACATGATAGGAAAAGAAAAGCAATGCAACTTACCCCTTTTAGTAGGGAAATCCAATTAGGGGTGTTCGTGGTTCATGAACTGCACTAAACCAAACCATATTTGTAGTTCAGTTCAGTTTATAATAACCATTTTTAAAACAATGCAGTTAATTGCTAAAATGGTTTCAATTCAGTTTAAAACTAGTTTATAACCGGTTTGTATTTATAAACTAGTTTATAATGAGTTTTCAATTACAAACCAATTTTATAATTTGAACtcttttaaaatcaattttttgaATTTCgtaaaaaataattaatttaaaaaaataataatatttgaaaatatttatttttttaaaaaaaacttttatttaaaaaaattaattaaatattttatttttctgaaaaaaaatcggaataaatatttttaaaatttcattcaaaaatttttttaaaaaaatattttgattttaatttttcgGGGAAAAAAATCCAGAATAAATTTTTTTCGAATTTTATTTTcggaaaaataaaaaaaaattattttattttatatttcaaaAGTATTGGGGAAAATTTTCactaaaaaaattattttattctgaaatttttattttaaaaaaaaaatattttttcagattttttttatttcaaaaaacaataattttttatttttctaaaaaaatatttattttatttcaaattaaattatatttttttaatgaataaaaaaatttattttcagaaaaaaattattttttattttatggaatacaaaatattttattttcagattttttttctaaaaaagttatatattttgtttataattttatttttaattttcaataaaatattttttacttttcataattataaatatttttaatttctatttttttcactctcattaaattttttttattaaaaaaaattataattaaagCAATTTATAAAAGAAAATTGGTTATGAACCCGTTTTAAACCGAATTATAATTGATTAATTTAAATGGTTCAGTTAATTAACCATTCAAGTAATTTAGTTATTTAATGGTGCAATGCAATTCAATTTAGTCATATAGTTTGATTAACCATATTTTTGCACACCCCTAAATCCAATGTCAGTTATTGATCAAATCCTGCAGAAAACAAGTTGAATTACATCTTATGACAGTCCAGGTCGACTCAAAACCAACTTATTAACTGATTGGCTTTTAGTAAAACTAACTGATTTAGTTTGTTAACTTAACTAACCAACATTGAAATCCTAACTGCATCTATAACATAACTGATTTCAGTTTCTAACATGACCCTAATTTTCTAACAGTTTTGTGAATTTCAAGCAAATTTGGATGTGAATTTCACTAAAATTTCGGGTGAATTTCTAACTGTTTTTTTTAGGAAATGTTATAAAAAGCTAACCTCATTCTTCATTCCAGGCTCGATTTTTCAATCTGCTTcatttcaattttcttcaatcCAAGGTTCTTTATTTTTCAATCTGCTTCATTCCAAGGTTCTTCATTTTTCAATCTGCTTCATTTCTTTTTCTCCATTCTTCGTCACATTCTTCAACCTACACGAAGTCTTTCGTTATGCACTATCTCCTCTTCATTCCGCAACTTCACCTACACTTTGCTTCATTCTGCAAATTTCTGCACAGAGTTTAACACCACGTGCACAACATTGCAATCAACGGGAATGGAAGAACAAGAAtaggaaaagaaaagaaaagcaTAAAGAAGCAAGGAACCGATACCTATTTTCGCCGCCGCGTCGAAACCGGTAAGTTTAGCTTCAATCTGCGTTTAGtttttattgtcgaaatcgtgAGGATCAAATCATTCAAATCGAACTCTTGTTGCACAAGCGCGATGCTCCACAAGATTTAAATCAATCTGCGAGGGATATCGAAGCGAATGCGGCATTGTTGGGATGAAGCTTATGAAGCTTGAGACGCGAGGGGAGAGACCGAGGATTCGATGCAACCCAAAGCACAATTGTTGAACGCCTCCAGAGCGTGATGCGGGCTTCCAGAATGCGATGCTACGCCGGGATCCAAGGGCACGACGATACGAGTTTTTTTGCATCGAAATGGAAAAAATGAGACGCGCCGCCATGGTGATGGGTCAGAAGTCACGGTGAGGAGGATGTTAAGGCACAAACGGTATTGAGGACAAGAGACGATGCTCTTACCATTGCCGCTCTGAGTTTTCTTTTCAATAAGTTTTCATTCTTGTTCTAGCTTTTCTCAAAAAGCACTTTTGTCCTCACAACCTGGGTTTGAACGGATTGGTGCGCGGGCTTGGGTTGGAAAATTTTACCCtgtacccctacaattgtacccacACCCCTACATCTaaatttttttgaccaaaataccctcatataaatagggtatattttccatttcaaattttttttaccattttcgttCAAGAGTTCCAGAGAAGAgaaatttttgatttttttgcATTGTAAACCGGAACACTCAGACTAAGTCTTTCGGTTCATGAAatgtataccggaacacttctctaAAGTGTTCCGGTTTGTTGCCTTTAGGGGCactgaaccggaagtcttttagaaagtcttccggtttgtaTTGTTGTATACCGAAActctttcttaaagacttccggtttggatgTTGTATACCGGAACTCTTTAAGAAAGTGTTCCGGAAGTCATGTTGTTTTTTACTAACCGaaactcttctttgaagtgttccggtacgttttttttttttttataaaagaatttaattatttttttaaactttttttttgcagtggttcgaagacgaggtgcAGATGATAGGATTACAGTCCGCATGTTAGACCGGggtgcatcttcatctgcagctgagccgactggatatccaggagggtcgtacgatacgtctcttttggtgaagtacgagcatcatgttgctcgacatttatggtttggtgaggtaagtaaacgggctatatttaaaaatgaataatagttgaatatgattaggaaattgatTAGGAAATCGAAGTATGATTAGAtcatacattgaagatgtagttaatgttgaatAAGATGGTAATTAtggatttagagtcattgcatcattgcatggatatggtgaggatggttggccaatggttcgcagagagttggggttggaaataatagacaaggataggtcaactttgtatgacaagttattttctaatcggttgtcagaagtgagagaatctttgatgataaaatcctttggttcacagccacctgaaaaatggatgagtctaccagatatgggttacttgatagcgaatcgctataatgttgtacttgtctgtttaggcaatccgtgcatgactttctttccgatgacaagttcacattcaccaaatgtctctatttattgcattggttttgttaaccacAATCATTGGATTCAGGTACGTATTTATATAcctaaatattttaattatttcagttaatattttatgttatatgacttaatcttttaattattttactttatcaggttaacatgaaaaaggggtttccattgccaccggtcacattagattggaagaaatttcgttctcatatagcaactacttggatgttaggatttgcagGACGTGTGCAACATTGACAATTACTTACACCTGTATTAGCATGATTATGTACTCAAAACataaatatgtaatcaaaacatgaattttatattattatgtctattatattcaaagcttaatacataaatcaatgtgaacgagaaatatgcaaagcttcaaataaataagaaaactgtggatcttcctcttcggcattaacctgtctcagatagcgatgaatcaatgtagatacacgagcccaatcAGGATCAGATGGCCCGACGTCATATACAGGAACTGGTACCTCTCTAGGAGCgtcacgatggggagggaccaaccgtggatgggaaacacgataataccactccagataaccgtcttctacatcagatggagtggtggccacGGTAGATGAACCGATCACAGCGATAACACTCTGATGGTAACtgatccaatcaacatcaatattcgtcgccatcatacaattcagaggtggggatggaacatactgcctatacccgaactgacgtaaacatctatcaggcaagtatggaacaactgtttcaccccacttcaaacagcCCCTGTAAAGACATATCTCATCAAATACACACCATGCTCTATGATCCTTAAATGGTCGCCATATGACGTCGGcaggtgtcagctcgtccaaaataggtcgtaaatcatcgaccttcaggactccctgcctatacgaccatctcatcgctcgggGAAGACCACAGTTATCAGCAGGTttccaattctcccctctttttccaacagttggaaagtactcgtgaatccaacactgttacaaaatacaaacataataaataaaacaaattaagttaacatattttataaaatgaatccaacacttaataaacaaaattaaattatatacctgtaggagagtaggatatccaccgagctgtttgcaactgtacatggacgcatctccaagatatctgtagagggtaactagtgcagctgctccccaactatatcctgGACATCCATCCAAGTCCGTAAACAGGAGGAGGTATCATGCctctacaagtgtaaaggtcttatcagcaaatatggtggaacccaccaacatcaatagATATGCTCTAGTCGCATATGCCCAACTGGAAGCAGCTCTATGATgtacgaataaatcgtataaccactccaacttgtAATACGACCCCCTGCAGCTACGAACATGTGACTGTGCCTGACCCCGTGACACTCCTAGGTAGTCAACAGCAAGTTCAACAGCTACCTCTTTAGtcacatcctgaggactccagaagatacccctgatggtcaagtgaagtagacatgcgacatcatctaaagtaatgctcatttcaccaaacggcatgtgaaatgaagatgtctctagatgccatctttccacaaatgcagagacaagatttgtATCTATCTTGTTCAAACTGGTTCTCTGCAGTGAAGATAAACCggatctagatacccaactctccatctgtggtggaagagccaatggaaccctagaagtcaacttcagtccatgtccagcaaccttcaactctttctttggacctctttcctaaaaacaattaaaacacatattagaaaacaaaatataaaatattcaactattattcattttcaaatatagcccgtttacttacctcaccaaaccataaatgtcgaccaacatgatgctcgtacttcaccaaaagagatGTATCGTACGGCCCTCCTGGATATCCAGCCGGCTCAGCTGCAAATGAAGATGCACCCCGGTCTAACGTGCGGACTGGAATCCTACCATTTgcacctcgtcttcgaaccactgcaaaaaaaagtttaaaaaaataattaaaatttttaaaaaataaaaaataaaaaataaaaaaaaacataccggaacacttcaaagaagagttccggttAGTAAAAAATAACATGACTTCCGGAACACTTTCTTAAAGAGTTCCGGTATACAAcatccaaaccggaagtctttaagaaagagTTATGGTATACAACAAtacaaaccggaagactttctaaaagacttccggttcagtGCCCCTAAAGGCAACAAACCGGAACTCTTtagagaagtgttccggtatacatatcatgaaccggaagacttactctgAGTGTTCCGGTTTACAATGCAAAAAAACCAAAAATTTCTCTTCTCCGGAACTCTTGaacgaaaatggtaaaaaaaatttgaaatgaaaaatataccctatttatatgagggtattttggtcaaaaaaatttAGATGTAAGGGTgtgggtacaattgtaggggtacaGGATAAAATTTTCCCTAAGTCCTTTCGATTTCAGCATGACAACAACGGGCCTCTACTATGAGGCCCATCTGAATCCTCTTTTTTTCCATTTTTGGGCCTGGTTGTTCCTTTAAGGCTTTTCTTTAATCTTAATTAGGGTGCAGATTAGCAATTCATTTTAATTAACATTTAGAatttagaattttaattaggattaTTAAGAGTAATTAGATATTTTAGGTAGAGTTTTAGAATTCTTTGACTAATTAGGATTTTGTATTTTTAGTTGATTAGGGTTTAATTAGTATTAAATCTTTCTTAATCTAGGATTTTTGGTTTAATTAGGATTTAGTTTTATTAGATATTCGACTTTAACTAGATCTTAATTTTAGTTGGTTTTAGAATTAGGGttaattaaattttcaaaatctagGGCTAATTAGATTGGCTTAGAAGTTATATTGGATTTTAATTAGGATTTGCATGATTAGAATTTATTCCAATATCATTTTTTTTGTGATAATACCATTGTACGCATGTTCTCTTAGGACTAGATTTTGGCATAGAATTTTTAGCCAAGTTTTGATTAACAAttgcatgctcccttaggaaTTGTGACTTAGAATTTTTAATCAAGTTTAATAATTACATGCTCTGAATAGTCTTTGAATTAaattctaaccattagattaaAATTAACCATAATTTCCAATTATTTCAAACCCAtgattcaaattgatcaaaagcaattttgatcaattaaatcctttgaacttgtcTAACCCCATagtctaatttgagtgaccaaaaAACCCTTGGTCATTTAATAAGACTTTCTCTTCTAAGCTGTGGAGCTCAAAGCCTTAAGTCAAGATTCTCAGTCAAGGTATactcagtcataccaagcagcggattatacaagataaatcaaaggtcaacacttggtaaatatgattcaaattgtacgaaatgagccttaagtaataaggaatgatgatATGGAGTTTCTCTTATCCTTGTCTAGAGCAACTTTGCGTACGGGGCCTCATTTATTCAaagcgttcgcccttattcatagactttagtgcaatacgaataaaataaactaccaagtcttcttcatatGAAAATAACATCAACACAAGGATCAACAATGAATATTCTTCATCAACAACTTATCGGTTATAAGAAATATCAtacgccatgagccttaagtaatagggaatgGTGAGACAGAGTTTCTCCcatccttgtctagagcgactttgcgtacGAGGCGTAagccctagctattcaaagcgttcgcccttattcatagactttagtgtgattcttgTCAATCAACTGTCAAGTCTCTCTCTTCACCATTACAAGAAACAACAACAAGATTCTCCTCCAGCAACTTGAAAGTTAGTATGGGagttacatgccacgagccttaagtggtaaagaaggaacgagactggagctttcctatactcattttggatatctttgggtgcgagacgtttggctcgttgcttatcgtatccacctttactcatagactttagtacgaTTCTTATCATATTCTTTCATTCAATCATTCTATCATATTCTTTTATTCAATCATTCTATCATATTCTTTTGCCTCCTCAATCACCTTGTTATCATATCCATCTTTATCAAGTCTATTCCATTATTTCATTCAATCATATTCTTTTGCCTCCTCAATCAccttgttttcagccctagtggaCTAAACTAAGAAAactctgatttccttatttcaATGTAAGGATACGTAGACAGGAGAATCCAGTTTCTTTGTgagctaccttatttatcaaCTCCACCttatttatcaatcaatcattcttcattcatcaatcaataccatctttttgagatcaacCATGCTTCTCCTTGGACTCattgtctatccttttaggacaATTTAGCGGTagtccacctcatcaatcgagagttgcTTGGGACTATGCCCAAAAACTTAATTCAATATTTGTTTCGGGCTTTACCCTATAGCGGCAGCCATGCTAGCCCACATACtggtaaatgcctaccttgctcttcgattcagagtctatctcTTTCTCGGATCCAAGATGCTATTCTTATTTGATCTCAAATTGTTTATTCCCCATCCGGTGATATACTGTCCCTAGTACACAACAATATTTTCTCTTGGGCCCCGcctatacccttttaggacgatatatCTGCAGTCCGTCTTGCGAATCAAGAGTTGTTCGGGACTGTGCCCAAACACTTAATTGAGTCTTTATTTCAGGCTTTACCCTATAGCGACAGCCATGCTAGCCCACGTACTAATAAATGCTTGTTTACTCTTTGATTCCAAGTTCCATCCATTTGTGGGTTCCCTTGATACCTTTCTATTGGTACAAGTTATACATTTCATCACTGTATATCTCTCTCTATTCTCTGTTGGTACAAGTCACCTTATTTCTAAATATTCAATTATGTGACTTTGGTCACCTCACTCCGTTCATCTCCATGATCCACTCATCTTTCTACCTTTcttcactccatgtgatataccagttatccttgagccaaatacactacctccTTGTGCTTCttcttgcgtcaccttgtgaaccaagagatgtttgggtCATACCCCCAAACACTTATTTCTTCGTATTTTCGGCATTAACCTATAGCGGCATCCATGCTAGCCCACATACtggtaatagccaccttactATTTAGTTCATCTTTCaacccttgttggagttcaaaacactattctttggttcagacaacaccttgatcacacttcttttcatctcctaccactagttctttgaactacggatCTCTGAATTcctatgaggatacgtaggcacgagggccccaatcctcaccaaacactttatctatttctttcatttccctcattcttttgtgagtaatctttagatataacacctattcgagcgagaacaatcaaaacggttcccatggagtaccatggatgttaggggtggtaataccttccccttgcataaccaacttccttacccaacatacctctttccctcgggttttatctatgtttttccatttccttcaggaataaataaagtttgttggcgactctattgtatgttcgagcgtgcgatacgtttgggtatatttccgctagcttcaacATGGACAGTGGTTATTGAACCAATAGAACATGGATTTGTAAATCTACCTGGATGAGTGATTTTGTGTAGAATATTTATTTGAATAATTGTGTTGCACTCTTCTTCCAAAAAGATGTTTTCATCATGCTTCAACTTACGCTTTCTCGATAAGAGATCTTTCGTGAATTTAACATAAGCATGCAACTATTTCAGAGCTCACAAAATGGAATATTAACCTGTATCTTTGTCAACATATCCACAAACATTTTAAATTAACCTACTCCATCTCTTTCTTCGGTTTCTTTTTAAAGACCGGGGTAAGGTGTTTTGATATAGTCCGAAAGTTCAGGTTTAGGCTCATTCACACTTTGTTTCTTGGTTCTCCTCGAGGGTGAGTTTTTGTCTATGAATTGGTCAAGGTTGTATCCTCTAACTTCATCTTCACCTGAATCCTCACTTTTTTTCTCCCTCTGATTTTCTGCAACCTCTTTTTCGACCACTACCTCTTTCTCACTCTTTTTCTATCCCTCACTCGTGTCTTTTTTCGCATCACTCCTCTTTGGGTTTGAAGGTGTAACTTTGTTCCTCAACTGAGTGGCATTACAACTCTCATTTTTAGGGTTATCTATAATGTTACTAATGAATCCCCCACTTGAACTAGCTTGTGTTGCTACTTGTTGAGATAATTCATTGATTTGCATATCTAAGTTCTTTTTTGAAAATTGGGTGTTTCTAGTCATGGTATCTTGAATCTTTTTCATATCTATTTGAGTTTTAAACATTTTCTTTTGAGTCTTCCCAACCTGTTCGAAAATTGTTTGGGAAAACTTCATAAAGTTGGATAAGGCTTCCACGAGTGGTGATGGTTTTCTTGGTGCTTCTTGAGGAGCTTTTTGAACTCCTTGGTTAGCATTAAAAGTATGATTATTTCTCCACTTgaaatttgggtgatctttccaACCAGGATGTAGGTGTTCGAATAGATATTATTCTTCTAAAATTTTGCATATTGACCTTCAACACTTTCAACATTTGATATACGGCTTCCATTCACATGTCCTTCCCCATAAAAATCACACCCGAGCGTCTGAACTTGACTCACATTTGCTTGGACTAATTAGGACGCGAATAATTTCTTAGAAATTATCTCCACCTAAGCTAATAATGTTGTGTTCAAGTTAACTGCAAGAATACCTTTTTGTTTCATCGCTTAATCACTTGAGCGGTACTTATTCTGGAACATGTTTTCAATCAGTGTCTTCACCTCTTCTTCATTTTTGTTTCTCAAGGTACCTTCAACAGAGACATTAAGAAGAATTCTTGTTGGAGTTTTTACACCGCCAATAAAGTGTGTCATATGTTCCATAACACTCATATTATGATTGGGACATCTTTGGAGTAATAGTTTAAACCTCTGCCATGCATCAAATGACAAATCAACTTCACATATTTCAACTTTCCTTTCCATGAACCGAACTTCAGATAAATACCTCTCAAGAAACTTGTCTTCCAATTCCTTCCACGTATGAATAGTTCCATTCGGGATGCATTGAATCCAATCCTTAGCGCGACATATCAAAGGGAAACCAACCAAACATAATTTTACCTGATCGTCAGTCACATCCGTTGGTTTACACATTGAGGAGTAAAATTTAGCAAGATGCTCCCACGGGTCTCTGATAGTTATCTCTCAAACCTAAAAGCACATAATTTTTTATATCAAAAGTTACAGGGTTAGCTATTTGAAATCCTAAGGATATTTGTCTAGCATCAGCTTCCTATAATAATCCCCCATTACCTGTCTTGGTGGATTTTCCATATATTAACTTTATTCTTTAGGTTCTTAGGTAGCTAACCATGCTTATCTTTCTCTTTCCGAATTGAACGTGATGTTCTTTCGATTTTTTAATCCAATGGTATCAGTGTCGAATACGAACCTCACATCAAGAAACAAACAATACCCAAGTAGAAATGCACCATATAGAAACATAATAAGagtagaaaataaaaataaaattgaaactttaaaataaaaatgacaaaaacaaaaacataaatTAAATTTGAAATATCGCACAAATATTTCCTTGTTGAAATTATCAACAATCTCCAACAACAacaccaaaaacttgatgacttaACTAGAAAGTGTACTAATCTCGTCAAAGTAATAAAATAATTCGTTCCCATGGGGATTGCGAATTTAAATAAGGTAATAATAATGCGATTTCAAATAAACAAATAGGGGGTTTTCAATTATGATTGGCATGAAAACAAATACGAGAAAACTTTTGGAGTAAAGTTCGATAAGGAAAAGGTATTAAATCATTCTTTTGAACCCCCTATTTATACCTGTTGATGAATGTGTATAAGATGAATAAAAGTTACGCGATAATTATACGAATAATTAATAAGATCACTACACCCAATTCCTTGGTGTGCATCTCACTAAAATTTAAACGATAATCTCCTAATTTCTTAGGAGAATTCAAAGTAAAACTAGGCATTTCTAAGTTCGTTAATTCTACAACCACAACTTATTATTACCTATTCCTAGTTAATTACTGGGTTGAACAATTTCCCTAGTTCAGATCGGCAGACTTACATTCAATAATATCTACTCATCTAAAATCACTTCGCGCCTTTGTCAATACACAAAGAGCAGTCTGACCAAGAACAATTGAATACTAATTATAACATAAAAGTATTCAAATAATATCAAACACTCATATGGTCCAACATAGTACAATTGGGTTCATATATAAAGACCTAATATAAAATAGCTTAGCTATTCATAGTGAAATGAACAATTACCTAGAATTGATAAGTGTTCATCAAAATCAATAGAAAATAAGTTCTCAAATGACTCCAATGCTCTCCAAAATTGTCACCCAATGCTCCTTTCCGTCAATTTCTTGCCTATAATTTGTAACCCTACAAAAAGTAGCAAAAATCCCTTTAAAAAGTTGCAAAAGCATGTTAGGAAAAGGCGTCACCGTGACCGCGAGAAAAACAGATGCAAAttcttcttttttcttcttcttttttctaAGTCCCGACTTTCTTTACGTTTGGTCATTTTGCTTACTTCTTCATCATTTTGGCTTAGCTTTTGCTCATAATTCTATTCTTTAAGTAAAAATTCTCATAAATATTATGTAATAATAGAGTGTCATCAAGTCTCATGCTCTGTTTCATCATAGGATTTTATAATCACGTCCTCCAAGTATACCTCTAACATGTCGCCTATTCTGCCATAGAAAACTTTGTTCATCATCCTTTAGTAAGTGTCCACTACACTTTTTAGACCAAAAGACATCACTCAATGTAAGAAGTTTCTTATCTCTGTCATGAAACGATGTAATGCTTTAATGATTTGGGTAAAACAAAGCCATGTTATACTCTAAATATACATCCATGAACGACAAAACCTTGAATCTTATTGATTTATCCACCAACTTGCCTATGTTTGGGAGGAGTATATGTGTGAAGGATAAATCAATTCAACACGTGGAGTGTTGGATGTTAAAAAGCAATCACAATATTTGTGCCAACAAAAACCTCAATGTGACAAGTAAAATCATCATATCCACGAAGATTATGTTAAACTCGTACAAGGACAAGGTGATTGTACTCATGAATATAATTCAATGAGTTCTTAACAATAATAGGGATTATGCAAATCATAATTAATTGGTTTTTATGCTTAATTGTTATACTAAAAACTAACTATAGgttaaaatatataattataaaaatgagaaagttacCCTTTCAAATATTCTACCCCTATAGATGTGAGAAATCCCATATCTGAACCAATAATGTGTTGTTGTCCTCTGTAAGTGCACCAATAGTAGCTGATTGTCCTGTTTTTCAATTTTGACAAAATGTTTGGATCACATTCCTTTGATGTTAAACGCATTGCGATGGCTCTTTGAGGTTGGATAATGCTGCAATAAGGAATGAGCACACAACAATTCAATGTCTTTTGTAATTATTCTCTGTTTTCCTACAGTTCTTTGCGTGTTACTCCTCTCCTTGCTTATTCATTGTAATATTCATAATAAAATACTATGAAATTTATCTAGTTAAGATGATTTCTAATTGGTTTT containing:
- the LOC127082433 gene encoding uncharacterized protein LOC127082433, with protein sequence MVRRELGLEIIDKDRSTLYDKLFSNRLSEVRESLMIKSFGSQPPEKWMSLPDMGYLIANRYNVVLVCLGNPCMTFFPMTSSHSPNVSIYCIGFVNHNHWIQVNMKKGFPLPPVTLDWKKFRSHIATTWMLGFAGRVQH